In Deferribacteraceae bacterium V6Fe1, one genomic interval encodes:
- a CDS encoding zf-HC2 domain-containing protein: MKCQKYHKLISDYADNCLDSSYVDEVLEHIAECGECKRFYLNELKLKDYIKSSFSPTNVRVDVTASVMSKIGVKHVQKKSRFMYYVAGFAVFAFLGGTVAFFQGSYSNNSFANNDKSAIESGAEEKLQEFVLEHLDRTNINNFSTMTVSSVVYEK, translated from the coding sequence ATGAAATGTCAAAAGTATCATAAACTTATTTCTGATTATGCAGATAACTGTTTGGATTCTTCTTATGTGGATGAAGTGCTCGAGCATATAGCGGAGTGTGGCGAATGCAAGAGATTTTATCTTAATGAGCTAAAGCTAAAAGACTATATAAAGTCATCTTTTTCCCCTACTAATGTCAGAGTTGATGTGACTGCTTCCGTGATGTCTAAAATTGGTGTTAAACATGTTCAGAAAAAGAGCAGATTTATGTATTATGTGGCAGGTTTCGCTGTGTTTGCATTTTTAGGTGGGACAGTTGCCTTTTTTCAAGGCAGTTATTCAAATAATAGTTTTGCTAACAATGATAAATCTGCTATTGAAAGTGGTGCAGAGGAAAAATTACAAGAATTCGTGCTTGAGCATCTCGACAGGACAAATATAAATAATTTTTCAACTATGACAGTGTCAAGCGTAGTCTATGAAAAATGA
- a CDS encoding DegQ family serine endoprotease, whose product MKKLLTIFTMLFLVAVQSYAFTPDSFSDVVKKTKNSVVNISTTKIIKRKPIPDFFNDDLFKRFFGDQFDNFHNNAPQEYKSKSLGSGFVIDAKEGYIVTNNHVIEGADEILIKFTDNNEIPAQVVGRDPLTDLALLKIDPKKEELYEIELGNSDKIEVGDWVVAIGNPFGLSWTVTAGIISAKGRELGEGPYDNFMQTDASINPGNSGGPLVNLDGEVIGINTAIIPSGQGLGFAIPVNMLKDLLPKLKKGEVKRGWLGVVLQEMDEKLAKTFGLDKPEGALVSDVIKGDPADKAGLRAGDIILEINGNKLENQKELINIIGSKSPGDTVVLKVLRDGKKTDIKVKLGERKGTVKVGKSKIREDVPVSVEDLTENEMKQLNINFGVKVIDVDATSNAYEAGLRKGDIIVWINRKEVKSSEDFYKIYDSIKKDEVVGLKVISRNGSRFLAFNKDK is encoded by the coding sequence ATGAAGAAGTTACTGACTATTTTTACAATGTTGTTTCTGGTGGCTGTGCAAAGTTATGCATTTACTCCCGACTCATTTTCGGATGTGGTAAAAAAGACAAAAAACAGTGTGGTTAATATTAGCACTACCAAGATAATTAAAAGGAAGCCTATCCCTGATTTTTTTAATGATGACCTTTTTAAAAGATTTTTTGGCGATCAGTTTGATAATTTTCACAATAACGCCCCGCAAGAATACAAATCAAAATCTCTTGGCTCAGGTTTTGTGATTGATGCCAAAGAGGGATATATTGTTACTAATAATCATGTTATAGAAGGGGCAGATGAAATCCTCATCAAATTTACCGATAATAATGAAATACCCGCACAGGTGGTAGGGCGAGACCCACTCACAGACCTTGCTTTGCTGAAAATTGACCCTAAAAAAGAAGAGTTGTATGAGATAGAGCTTGGTAATTCTGACAAAATTGAAGTCGGGGATTGGGTAGTAGCTATCGGTAACCCATTTGGGCTTTCCTGGACTGTAACCGCAGGTATTATTAGTGCCAAAGGGAGAGAATTGGGTGAAGGACCATATGATAATTTTATGCAGACAGATGCTTCCATCAATCCCGGGAATAGTGGCGGTCCTTTGGTAAATTTGGACGGAGAAGTTATCGGTATAAACACAGCCATAATTCCGTCAGGGCAGGGGCTTGGGTTTGCAATTCCTGTTAATATGTTAAAAGACCTTCTTCCAAAGCTTAAGAAAGGTGAGGTTAAGAGAGGTTGGCTTGGTGTTGTATTGCAGGAAATGGATGAAAAATTAGCAAAAACTTTTGGACTTGACAAGCCTGAAGGGGCATTGGTATCCGATGTGATAAAAGGTGACCCGGCTGATAAAGCAGGACTTAGAGCTGGTGATATAATTCTTGAAATTAACGGTAACAAGCTTGAAAATCAAAAAGAGCTTATAAATATTATTGGGTCAAAATCACCAGGTGATACCGTTGTATTGAAAGTATTGAGAGATGGCAAAAAGACAGATATCAAAGTTAAGCTCGGAGAAAGAAAAGGTACTGTAAAAGTTGGCAAATCAAAAATTAGAGAAGATGTACCGGTGTCTGTGGAAGATTTGACCGAAAACGAAATGAAGCAGCTTAATATTAATTTTGGTGTAAAGGTTATAGATGTGGATGCTACCTCTAATGCTTATGAAGCAGGCCTCAGAAAAGGTGATATAATTGTATGGATTAATAGAAAAGAGGTAAAGAGCAGTGAGGATTTTTACAAGATTTACGATTCAATTAAAAAAGATGAAGTCGTAGGTCTTAAAGTAATTTCCAGAAACGGTAGCAGGTTTTTGGCTTTTAATAAGGATAAATAA
- a CDS encoding long-chain fatty acid--CoA ligase, with product MAYTNIFQGFLDTCEKNKDKIAFLYRAGKNKLEVTYQKLFEDVLILSKAFKSKGIVKGSKVLLLSDNRYEWAVSDFALISLGAISVPRGSDTPTKELKFIIEHSEVDFAILENESLYKEHEEIFNEIRLKNIFIIEGDNLHKFLNNIYSYNEILKEREYTSDDLNEFLTRRDVTDLQDPFTLIYTSGTTGVPKGVIITNKNFIANLKVIPDLVGLREDDSFVSILPSWHIFERLVEHVAVAKGCATLYSSVKNFASDLEEFKPTVVATVPRVWESLYAKINTALAKQSSAKHKIFNLLVKVSAKYNKNMRILTNKLPRFKKDFFIVSFFKKLTAFIKLIFLYLPNKIARKKFKAVQEKFGGRLRLAVSGGGSLPAYLDEWIDALGIRIVNSYGMTECAPGIAGRGLDCDVFGTLGKPLKNTQVKIVDDEGNEVPPGVQGEILVKGPQVMPGYYKNEEENKKCFTEDGFFKTGDLGMLTITGELIITGRSKEIIVLSSGENIDPSRIESEISQLPFVKDAVLVGQDKKGLAALVVPDFDALKEYMEKKYNKVSDTFKNLNDKEIVDKVKQEFNRLLHSKKGFKPYEKIHNIFFLDKEFTLGEELTNTLKKKRHYIEKKYREIIDKLFH from the coding sequence ATGGCTTATACGAATATTTTTCAGGGGTTTCTTGATACTTGTGAGAAAAATAAAGATAAAATTGCTTTTTTGTATAGAGCTGGAAAAAATAAACTAGAAGTTACATATCAAAAACTGTTTGAAGATGTTTTAATACTGTCTAAGGCTTTTAAGAGTAAAGGGATAGTTAAAGGCTCTAAGGTGTTACTTCTTTCTGATAACAGATATGAGTGGGCAGTAAGTGATTTTGCGTTAATCAGTTTGGGTGCAATAAGTGTGCCCCGAGGTAGCGATACCCCCACAAAAGAGCTAAAATTTATCATAGAGCACTCCGAAGTAGATTTTGCTATTTTGGAAAATGAAAGCCTTTATAAAGAACATGAAGAGATATTTAATGAGATTAGACTGAAAAATATATTTATCATTGAAGGTGATAATCTTCATAAATTTTTGAATAATATATATTCTTACAATGAAATTTTAAAGGAAAGGGAATATACGTCGGATGACTTAAATGAATTCTTGACAAGAAGAGATGTTACCGATTTGCAAGACCCTTTCACCCTTATTTATACTTCCGGGACTACCGGTGTGCCTAAGGGGGTCATCATCACAAATAAAAATTTTATAGCAAATCTAAAGGTTATTCCTGACCTTGTGGGCTTAAGAGAAGATGACAGTTTTGTTTCTATTTTGCCTTCTTGGCATATATTTGAAAGATTGGTGGAGCATGTGGCAGTCGCTAAGGGGTGTGCCACACTTTACAGCTCGGTAAAAAACTTTGCGAGTGATTTGGAGGAGTTTAAACCGACGGTCGTTGCCACTGTGCCAAGGGTATGGGAATCTTTATATGCCAAAATAAATACCGCTTTGGCAAAACAGTCAAGTGCAAAACACAAGATTTTTAATCTGCTTGTAAAAGTATCTGCAAAATATAATAAAAATATGAGGATATTAACAAATAAACTCCCGAGGTTTAAAAAAGATTTTTTCATTGTCAGTTTTTTTAAAAAGCTTACCGCTTTTATTAAGCTTATTTTTCTATATCTTCCAAATAAAATTGCGAGGAAGAAGTTCAAGGCTGTTCAAGAGAAATTTGGCGGAAGGCTGAGGCTTGCGGTAAGTGGAGGCGGTAGCTTACCAGCATATTTGGATGAGTGGATTGATGCCCTTGGAATTAGGATTGTAAATTCTTATGGTATGACTGAGTGTGCTCCTGGGATTGCAGGCAGGGGGCTTGATTGTGATGTGTTTGGGACACTTGGCAAGCCTTTGAAAAATACTCAAGTAAAAATTGTAGATGATGAGGGGAATGAAGTGCCCCCGGGTGTTCAAGGTGAGATTCTTGTTAAAGGGCCACAGGTTATGCCCGGTTATTATAAAAATGAAGAAGAAAACAAAAAATGTTTTACTGAAGATGGTTTTTTTAAGACCGGAGACTTGGGTATGCTTACCATCACTGGAGAGCTTATAATTACGGGGCGCTCAAAAGAGATAATAGTATTGTCAAGCGGTGAGAATATTGACCCTTCAAGGATAGAATCTGAAATATCTCAGCTCCCTTTTGTTAAGGATGCTGTGCTTGTAGGGCAAGACAAAAAAGGCCTTGCGGCATTGGTTGTGCCTGACTTTGATGCGTTGAAAGAGTATATGGAAAAAAAATATAATAAGGTGAGTGATACATTTAAAAATTTAAACGATAAAGAGATTGTAGATAAAGTTAAACAGGAATTTAATAGACTTCTTCACTCTAAGAAAGGGTTTAAGCCTTACGAAAAGATACATAATATTTTCTTTTTGGATAAAGAGTTTACACTTGGAGAAGAATTGACAAACACTTTAAAGAAAAAGAGACATTATATAGAAAAGAAATATAGGGAAATTATAGACAAACTTTTCCATTAG
- a CDS encoding sigma-70 family RNA polymerase sigma factor: protein MTDAQIIEKILSGKTELFELLVIKYQQQLFSTLINITKDYNMAEEFVQDAFVKAFEKLDMLKNRDQFYAWIKRIAINNAFMHFEKHRRMVDVDRDIDENNESFFDRISDYSNPEEELLTDEMRKYVRKFVDALPDKLRTVIILREVEDYSYEEIAEMLNIPIGTVRSRLFNARQFIKQRLIRQGLADEMSKVS from the coding sequence TTGACCGACGCACAGATAATTGAAAAAATACTTTCAGGGAAGACAGAGCTTTTTGAGCTTTTGGTAATAAAATATCAGCAGCAGCTATTTTCGACACTTATTAATATTACTAAAGATTACAATATGGCTGAAGAGTTTGTTCAGGATGCATTTGTAAAGGCTTTTGAAAAGCTTGATATGTTGAAAAACAGAGACCAATTTTATGCTTGGATAAAGAGGATTGCCATAAATAATGCATTTATGCACTTTGAAAAACACCGTAGAATGGTTGATGTTGACCGTGATATAGATGAAAATAATGAATCCTTTTTTGACAGGATATCTGATTACTCTAATCCTGAAGAAGAGCTTCTTACTGATGAAATGAGAAAATATGTAAGAAAATTTGTGGATGCTCTTCCTGACAAGCTAAGGACAGTTATTATCTTAAGAGAAGTGGAAGATTATAGTTATGAAGAGATAGCTGAAATGCTGAATATTCCTATTGGGACGGTAAGGTCAAGACTATTTAATGCCAGACAGTTTATAAAACAAAGATTGATAAGACAGGGGTTGGCTGATGAAATGTCAAAAGTATCATAA
- a CDS encoding PAS domain S-box protein yields the protein MIETMLELLFNSARDAIICVDIDGNISLWNKAAEKMFGYSAEEAIGKNVHSLLCDEENFTKYNTAFDNFKKTGNGSYVDKTIELIARKKDNCCIYVELSLSSVKTESGYGAIAIIRDVSDKKKLESQILQSVDMWLNTFNSINDSVMILDENQTVRLANTVSSKILGINEKEVVGKKCYELVHDSNTPISECPFLKSKDSCKREVMELYTHDKVLLVTVDPIIENGKFSGAYHTIRDITPEVKYRESLKESEEKFKQLAESAPIAIAIFQNNMWVYANKKAEEISEYSKDELYKMSIIDFVHPDYKDMILGLAYKSIFHDIHTAGVEFKIITKSGKEKVMFLKGNKISFNKKPAVIISVIDITEKKEMENMLFHSQKMESIGRLSSGIAHDFNNILTVIMNYAELLKLVLVDKNPQITKICQEIINVTEKGANLTSQLLAFSRKQNLNPKVINLNKVIESSLKMLKTLAGEHIKIEFLPDKNLENIFADPAQIDQILINLCANAKDAIDGEGNIIISTNTLILEKPTDSATKSCQYAIISFSDNGKGIEKDILKNIFEPFFTTKQPGKGTGLGLATVYGIVKQTGGFIDVETELGKGTTFKLYFPIHTDKSDKSEALNNALHFDFSKISVLLVDDEEHVLEATKRMLEFAGAKVFASNDPFEAIELFKLNKDEINLVITDLAMPGLNGLKLIEEISKENPLIKSIIVSGHAQDVIYKYEKLESYPTFIPKPFNLRILKDKIAEIFN from the coding sequence ATGATTGAAACCATGCTCGAATTACTCTTTAATTCTGCAAGGGATGCCATAATTTGCGTAGATATCGACGGCAATATCTCACTATGGAACAAAGCTGCAGAAAAGATGTTTGGATATTCTGCAGAGGAAGCTATCGGCAAAAATGTGCATAGTTTATTATGCGATGAGGAAAATTTCACTAAATATAATACAGCATTTGATAACTTTAAAAAAACAGGAAATGGGAGTTATGTGGATAAAACTATTGAACTGATAGCCAGAAAAAAGGACAACTGTTGTATTTATGTCGAACTTTCTCTTAGCTCAGTAAAAACCGAAAGTGGTTATGGTGCAATTGCCATAATTAGAGATGTCAGCGATAAGAAAAAACTTGAATCCCAAATATTACAGTCTGTTGATATGTGGCTTAACACATTCAACAGTATAAACGATTCTGTAATGATTCTTGACGAAAACCAAACTGTAAGGCTTGCTAATACTGTCTCATCTAAAATACTTGGCATAAATGAAAAAGAGGTAGTCGGCAAGAAATGCTATGAACTTGTCCACGACTCAAACACACCTATTTCGGAATGCCCTTTTTTAAAGAGTAAAGATTCCTGTAAACGTGAAGTAATGGAACTTTATACGCATGACAAGGTGTTGTTGGTCACTGTTGACCCTATTATCGAAAATGGAAAATTTTCAGGAGCATATCATACCATCAGAGATATAACACCTGAAGTTAAATACAGGGAAAGCTTGAAAGAGAGTGAAGAAAAATTTAAACAACTTGCGGAATCAGCCCCTATTGCAATTGCAATATTTCAAAATAACATGTGGGTCTATGCAAACAAAAAGGCTGAAGAGATTTCAGAATACAGCAAAGATGAGCTTTATAAAATGTCCATTATAGATTTTGTCCACCCTGATTACAAAGATATGATTTTGGGGTTAGCTTACAAAAGTATTTTTCATGATATCCATACTGCCGGAGTTGAATTTAAAATTATTACCAAATCAGGAAAAGAGAAGGTTATGTTTTTGAAAGGAAATAAAATCAGTTTTAACAAAAAACCTGCAGTAATAATATCAGTAATTGACATAACAGAAAAAAAAGAGATGGAAAATATGCTCTTTCACTCCCAAAAAATGGAATCGATAGGAAGACTTAGCAGTGGCATAGCCCACGATTTTAATAATATACTCACAGTCATTATGAATTATGCTGAACTTTTAAAACTTGTTTTAGTAGATAAAAACCCTCAAATAACAAAAATTTGTCAAGAAATAATAAATGTAACAGAAAAAGGAGCAAATCTCACATCTCAATTACTTGCTTTCTCAAGGAAACAAAACCTAAACCCTAAAGTTATAAATCTGAATAAAGTTATAGAATCTTCTCTTAAAATGTTAAAAACTCTTGCAGGTGAACATATCAAAATTGAATTTTTACCGGATAAAAACTTGGAGAATATTTTTGCTGACCCTGCCCAAATAGACCAAATATTAATTAATCTCTGTGCAAACGCAAAAGATGCAATTGATGGTGAAGGCAATATTATTATTTCAACTAACACATTAATATTAGAAAAACCAACAGATTCAGCGACAAAATCCTGTCAATATGCCATAATTTCATTTTCGGACAATGGTAAAGGGATTGAAAAAGATATTTTAAAAAATATTTTTGAACCCTTCTTTACAACTAAGCAGCCGGGAAAAGGCACAGGGCTCGGGCTTGCAACTGTTTACGGAATAGTTAAGCAAACCGGTGGCTTTATTGATGTTGAAACTGAGTTAGGCAAAGGTACAACGTTTAAATTATATTTTCCTATCCATACAGACAAGTCTGATAAATCTGAAGCCCTAAACAATGCTTTACACTTTGACTTTTCTAAGATTTCTGTTTTATTAGTAGATGATGAAGAGCATGTGCTCGAAGCCACTAAAAGAATGCTTGAGTTTGCAGGTGCAAAAGTTTTTGCATCCAATGACCCATTTGAAGCTATCGAGTTATTTAAACTTAATAAAGATGAAATAAATCTCGTTATTACCGACCTTGCAATGCCGGGTCTAAATGGGCTCAAATTAATAGAAGAGATTAGTAAAGAAAATCCTTTGATAAAATCCATTATTGTATCAGGACATGCACAGGATGTAATTTATAAGTATGAGAAGCTTGAAAGTTATCCAACTTTCATCCCTAAACCATTTAATTTAAGAATTTTAAAAGATAAAATCGCTGAAATTTTTAATTAA